The DNA sequence GCCATTGCAAAGATTGCGGGCCTCAAGATGTGTGAAAGCTACAACCTGCAATACGGCACTAACTACCTCGCCGTGATGCCCACGAACCTTTACGGCCCGAACGACAACTTCCATCTGGAAAACAGCCACGTGATGCCCGCCATGATGCGCAAAATCTACCTGGCGAAGCTCATCCACGACAATGACTGGAATAGCATCAAGGTCGATATGGACAAGCGCCCGGTCGAAGGCATCAACGGCAACGCTTCTCAGAATGAAATTCTGAAGGTCCTTGCCAAGTACGGCATCGAGAACAACAAGGTGACCCTCTGGGGCACCGGCAAGCCGCTCCGCGAATTCCTCTGGAGCGAAGACATGGCCGACGCATCCGTTCATGTGCTCTTGAACGTGAACTTCAGCGATATCATCGGCATCGAAAAGTATTCCAGCGTACATTACGGCGCAAGCGTCGATGGCGCAGTAGACCGTAACCACAGTGCAGGCCGTGGCGGCGCCATCCCGAAACTCGGCGAAATCCGCAACTGCCACATCAACGTGGGTACGGGCAAGGAACTCACCATCCGTGAACTCAGCGAACTCGTCGTGAAGGCGGTCGGTTTCGAAGGCGAAGTCGTGTTTGACGCCAGCAAGCCCGATGGCACCCCGCGCAAGCTCATCGACGTGAGCAAGCTCCACAGCCTCGGCTGGACGCACAAGGTCGAAATCGACGAAGGGGTGCAGAAACTCTTCAACTGGTACAAGGAATCCCTCAATGGATAAGCGTAACGTAGCACTCATCACAGGCGTCACCGGTCAGGACGGCTCCTACCTTTCTGAATTTCTCCTCGCCAAGGGCTATGAAGTCCACGGCATCATTCGCCGCTCTTCGGTGGACTACCGTGAACGCATCGCCCACCTCGAAGGCAGGCCGAATTTCCACCTGCACTACGCCGACATGGGCGACTCCATGAGCCTCGTGAAGGTTGTGGGCAAGGTCCAGCCGACTGAAATCTATAACCTCGCGGCCCAGAGCCATGTGCAGGTCTCGTTCGACTCCCCGGAATTCACTGCCGACGTTGATGCTACAGGCGTCCTCCGAGTGCTTGAAGCTGTGCGTACCAACCACCTCGAAAAGACCTGCCGTATTTATCAGGCTTCGACAAGCGAACTCTACGGCAAGGTCGAAGAAGTCCCGCAGAACGAGAATACCCCGTTCCACCCGTACAGCCCGTACGCAGTCGCTAAGCTTTACGGCTTCTGGATCATCAAGGAATACCGCGAAGCCTATAATATGTTCTGCTGCTCCGGCATTCTTTTTAACCACGAATCCGAACGTCGTGGCGAAACCTTCGTGACCCGCAAGATTACGCTCGCCGCAGCCCGCATTGCCCAGGGAAAGCAGGACTGCCTGTACCTCGGCAACCTCGACAGCCTTCGCGACTGGGGCTACGCCAAGGACTACGTGGAATGCATGTGGCTCATTTTGCAGCACGACAAGCCCGAAGACTTCGTTATCGCGACCGGCGTTCAGCACACCGTCCGTGAATTTGCGACGCTCGCGTTCCACCATGCAGGCATTGAACTCCGCTGGGAAGGCGAAGGCGTGAACGAAAAGGGAATCAATATTGCTACCGGCAAGACCGTCGTTGCTGTGTCCGAAGATTTCTACCGCCCGACCGACGTGGTGAACCTCTGGGGCGACCCGACCAAGGCGAGGGCCGAACTCGGCTGGAACCCGCAAAAGACGACGTTCGAAGAACTCGTGAAGCTCATGGTCGAAAGCGACATGCGCAAGGTTGCCGCCGACGATGCCGCAAGCCGCGTCCGCACGAACCTGGCCGAATACCTCGAAAAGGGCCTGGTGAAGTAAGAGGGAATGGTGGTTGCTGTTGAACAGTTCATTCGTGTCAAGGCAACCGCCTTATTTGTCATTCCCGACTTGTTCGGGAATCTCCTTTTTTGGATACCCAACCGTTTGCCAAATGGTGAATATTGCAAACCGTTGGTGACAGAGTATTGGGCGGTGGGATAAAAAATTTGTATGAAAAAAGTTCTTTCTAAAATTTGGGCTAATTTACCGTGGCTTTTTTATTTGCCTTGGACGATTGTCTTTAACTTTAAGCATCTACCTTTTAAACAGGCTTGTAAATTTCCTATTTGGCTCTATAATCCTCATTTTGGAAAATTTTCAGGAAAGGTAGTCATTTCCGGAAATGTTAAGTTTGGAATGATAAGACTTGGCGAAAAAAGAGTTTTTGTTTACCCTGGACGCGGCATTTCGATTGAAAATAGGGGTGTGATAGAGTTTTGTGGTAGATGCATAATTGAAAGTGATTCATATATATCTGTATCAAGTACAGGTTATTTAAAAATTGGTGATAACTTTGTTTCTCATGCTGCGTGTACCTTAATTAGTCATTATAAAATGATTTTGGAGGACGATGTGTTGGTTGGTTGGGAATCTAAAATTATGGATACGGATTTTCATCGAATAAGTGTTGAAAACGGAGAACGACCTAAAGGTTATGGTGAGGTTAGGATTGGAAAGGGATGTTGGCTTGGTTTTGGAGTTATTGTAATGGCGGGGGTATTAATCCCTCCATTTTGTGTTGTTTCTGCAAAAAGCGTTGTAAAAAAAGCTTGCAAACATGTTCACCAAAAACGCTCTTGGCTGGATTTCCTGCAAAGCCTGTTAAACAGGGTGTATGGTTAAATCGTAACGATATGGATATATTATTTGAATAAAATTATGCCTGAAAAAATCGGAAATAACAAGCGCGTTTTGAAAAATACAGTTTTTCTGTATGTCCGTATGTTGATTACGGTGTTTGTTTCGCTTTATACGTCGCGTGTTGTTTTACAGTATTTGGGTGTTGTTGATTTTGGCATTTTGAATGTTGTTGGTGGAGTTGTTTCGATGTTTAGCTTTATTACATCGACAATGACAAATGCATCGACAAGATTTTTTTCTTATGCGCTTGGGAAAGGGGATAAAGAAGACCTCGCTGCAACATTTAAAACAACGATGTCTATTTATGTATTGCTCATTGTGATAATACTCGTAATTGCAGAGACTATAGGACTCTGGTTTGTTTGGAATAAGTTGAATATTCCTCCAGAACGACATTCGGCTGCAATGCTTGTATATCAAATTTCGCTAATGATTTTTTGCTGTGGAATGCTAAGAATCCCGTATAATTCATCAATCATTGCACATGAACGAATGAGCTTTTATGCATATACTAGTATCATTGAGGTCTCTTTGAAATTGGCGATTGTATTCATGCTTATGGTCGCCCCGTTCGATAAGTTGGTCTTCTACAACTTTATGTTCTTTTTGGTGTCTTTAGGAATAACATTCTGGTATGTGTTCTTCTGTAGAAAGTTTGAGGAATGCAAGTTTGGTTTTAATCGGGACAAGGAAAAGTTCAAGTCGATCTTTAGCTTTGCCGGGTGGAATTTTACATCCAATATGGGTGATGTCGCTATAGACCAGGGAATTAATGTCCTAATCAATATTTTCTTTGGTCCTGCGATAAATGCTGCGAGAGGAATTGCGTTCCAAATTAAGGGACAGGTGGCTTCTTTTTGTACGAATTTCCAGATTGCTGCAGGACCGCAGATTACGAAGTATTATGCTGCTGGCGATTTGGATAATATGAATAGACTGGTTCTTCAGTCTTCTAAGATTTCATTTTATTTGATGTTCCTAGTTTCTGTTCCTACTTTTGTTGGAATGGAAATGGTTTTACAATTATGGTTAAAAGAAGTGCCTGATTACGCTCTGATTTTGACTCGATTGGTGTTGGTGAACATTGTTGTAAACTCTCTCGGTGGAACGATGAATATTGCTATCCAGGCTTCCGGAAAAATAAAAAAATATGTTTTGGCATTAACTGCAGGAAAATTCTTTACATTTGCTGTGGCTCTTGTTGCATTTAAATTTTTTGAAGGATCTCCTGAATATTCTGTTTATTGTACCATTCTGTATGCTTGCATAAGTATTTTTATACAATGTGTCAACTATAGATTGGTTTCAAATAATTCAATTTTGCTCTACTTAAGAGAAGTTTTAGGGAAGGCTATAGTTGTTGCATTTTTGTCAATTGCTCTTGTTTATGTGTTGTATGCCAGAATTTATGATGCCGCGAATTATTTGTCGATATTATTGTTGATTGTATATTCGTTTGTTGTATCAACGATTGTTTGTTGTTGCTTTGGATTTAACAAAGACGAACGGCAGAAAGTTTTAACAATCATTCTTGGGAAATTAAAAAAATGATTAACAATGCTAAGAAAGATTGTTGCGGTTGTGGCGCATGCAAAGAGGTGTGTGCTAAAAATGCCATATCCTTAGTTGCTGATAACGAAGGCTTTTGGTATCCTAAAGTAGATTCTAGTTTATGTGTGAACTGTGGCTTGTGTGAAAAAGTTTGTCCTTCGTTAACGCCTCAAGAGAGTAAACTAGATAAAGCTAGTATATTTGGATGTAAAAATTTAAATGAAGATGAACAGATAAATAGTGCTTCGGGAGGAATTTTTCCTGTTATAGCAAAAAATGTCCTAGAAAGAAAAGGGGTAGTTTTTGGTGCCGCTTTTTCGAAAGACTGGATGGTCGAGCATAAGTATATTCAGTTGGAATCTGAATTAGATTTGTTGTGCAGGTCAAAATATGTTCAAAGTAATGCTTCTGTTTCATTTCCTATAGTAAAAGACTTTTTGCAGAAAGGAACCTTGGTTCTTTTTACTGGTACTCCATGCCAGTGTCTGGGCTTAAAAAATTATCTACGCAAGGATTATTCGAATCTTATTCTTGTGGATATTATTTGTCATGGGGTTCCAAGTCCTATGGTTTGGAATCGTTATCTTAATGAAATGTCTACAAAATATGGTAGTTGTGTTGACGATATAGAAGAAATTCGTTTTAAAATGAAGGATGGACATAGATTCCATTGGAAACATCCTGGTTTTTTAATAAAGTGGTCAAATGGTAAAGAGCTTAGAGTTTTTTCAAACGAAACAAGCTATGAGAATGGGTTTTTATCGAATTTGTTTACTCGACCATCTTGTGCGAACTGTAAAATGAAGTCCTTAGCAACAGTTTCGGATTTGACAATTGGAGATTTTTGGGGTGCTGAAATTGTTGCTCCGAAATTTATGGATAAAAATGGATTGTCTGTTGTCTTTGCTAATTCGGCGAGAGGACGTGATTTGTTTGACGAATTAAAAACAAAACTGTCTATTTTGCCATTGCAAAAGGAGTGCGCAGTTCGTCATAACGCTAGAATCGTAAATCCCATAAAGATGCATAGAAATAGAAACCGTTTTTTTGAAATGATTTTGCATCATTCTATTGATGAAAGTGTTAATGAATGCTTGAAAATGTCTTTTATGGAAATGGTAAGAAAAAAAATTAGTACGTTTAAACATATGTTGAAAATGGCTATTTTGAAATAATGAAAATCGGAATAATATCTTCATACGCGTTCATCAAGAACAACAATAATTATGGAGCGTTGTTGCAATACTTCGCGTTGCAAACCTATCTTCAAAAGATGGGGCATGAACCGTATTGGATCCGTACAATCGTTAGCCGCAATACGCCTTTAAATTTATTAAGAAAGCTCTATCACTTTAAATCGTTAAGGTTGTTTGTCAATTGGATCTGCGTCCATCGTGGATTTGTAAAGTTTGTTCAAAAACATCTCAAAGTAACGGATGCTGAATACTCCAGTTTTAATGAAATTCAGCAGAATCCCCCATTTGCAGATGTTTACGTGACTGGTAGTGACCAGGTCTGGGGCAGTGAAAAACTGAAAGAAAACTACTTGCTCTTTGCACCCAAAGGTCGCAAAAAAATGGCCTATGCAGCAAGTTTTGGACGGGATTCGATTTCAGATGATATGGCTCAAACAATTAAGCCTTGGATAGATGACTTTTATGCAAT is a window from the Fibrobacter sp. UWB4 genome containing:
- a CDS encoding Coenzyme F420 hydrogenase/dehydrogenase, beta subunit C-terminal domain, with the protein product MINNAKKDCCGCGACKEVCAKNAISLVADNEGFWYPKVDSSLCVNCGLCEKVCPSLTPQESKLDKASIFGCKNLNEDEQINSASGGIFPVIAKNVLERKGVVFGAAFSKDWMVEHKYIQLESELDLLCRSKYVQSNASVSFPIVKDFLQKGTLVLFTGTPCQCLGLKNYLRKDYSNLILVDIICHGVPSPMVWNRYLNEMSTKYGSCVDDIEEIRFKMKDGHRFHWKHPGFLIKWSNGKELRVFSNETSYENGFLSNLFTRPSCANCKMKSLATVSDLTIGDFWGAEIVAPKFMDKNGLSVVFANSARGRDLFDELKTKLSILPLQKECAVRHNARIVNPIKMHRNRNRFFEMILHHSIDESVNECLKMSFMEMVRKKISTFKHMLKMAILK
- a CDS encoding GDP-L-fucose synthase produces the protein MNVLDKNSKIYVAGHHGLVGSAIWNNLKSRGYNNLVGRTHKELDLTDQYAVKKFFDEERPDAVVLAAAFVGGIMANSLYRADFMMMNMKIQCNVFSEAYAHNVKKFLFLGSTCIYPKNAPQPMKEDALLTSELEYTNEEYAIAKIAGLKMCESYNLQYGTNYLAVMPTNLYGPNDNFHLENSHVMPAMMRKIYLAKLIHDNDWNSIKVDMDKRPVEGINGNASQNEILKVLAKYGIENNKVTLWGTGKPLREFLWSEDMADASVHVLLNVNFSDIIGIEKYSSVHYGASVDGAVDRNHSAGRGGAIPKLGEIRNCHINVGTGKELTIRELSELVVKAVGFEGEVVFDASKPDGTPRKLIDVSKLHSLGWTHKVEIDEGVQKLFNWYKESLNG
- the gmd gene encoding GDP-mannose 4,6-dehydratase; translated protein: MDKRNVALITGVTGQDGSYLSEFLLAKGYEVHGIIRRSSVDYRERIAHLEGRPNFHLHYADMGDSMSLVKVVGKVQPTEIYNLAAQSHVQVSFDSPEFTADVDATGVLRVLEAVRTNHLEKTCRIYQASTSELYGKVEEVPQNENTPFHPYSPYAVAKLYGFWIIKEYREAYNMFCCSGILFNHESERRGETFVTRKITLAAARIAQGKQDCLYLGNLDSLRDWGYAKDYVECMWLILQHDKPEDFVIATGVQHTVREFATLAFHHAGIELRWEGEGVNEKGINIATGKTVVAVSEDFYRPTDVVNLWGDPTKARAELGWNPQKTTFEELVKLMVESDMRKVAADDAASRVRTNLAEYLEKGLVK
- a CDS encoding lipopolysaccharide biosynthesis protein — protein: MPEKIGNNKRVLKNTVFLYVRMLITVFVSLYTSRVVLQYLGVVDFGILNVVGGVVSMFSFITSTMTNASTRFFSYALGKGDKEDLAATFKTTMSIYVLLIVIILVIAETIGLWFVWNKLNIPPERHSAAMLVYQISLMIFCCGMLRIPYNSSIIAHERMSFYAYTSIIEVSLKLAIVFMLMVAPFDKLVFYNFMFFLVSLGITFWYVFFCRKFEECKFGFNRDKEKFKSIFSFAGWNFTSNMGDVAIDQGINVLINIFFGPAINAARGIAFQIKGQVASFCTNFQIAAGPQITKYYAAGDLDNMNRLVLQSSKISFYLMFLVSVPTFVGMEMVLQLWLKEVPDYALILTRLVLVNIVVNSLGGTMNIAIQASGKIKKYVLALTAGKFFTFAVALVAFKFFEGSPEYSVYCTILYACISIFIQCVNYRLVSNNSILLYLREVLGKAIVVAFLSIALVYVLYARIYDAANYLSILLLIVYSFVVSTIVCCCFGFNKDERQKVLTIILGKLKK